Proteins encoded in a region of the Halostella limicola genome:
- a CDS encoding DEAD/DEAH box helicase produces the protein MSQQVQQVDTLFLHESGGDYLAVVERDGSRVFRAKLELKQTDAGPRPGRFRIKQGSSEEPRSPDQFVEIARRASRIRISEQTSSAARKELQAMLDGYQLDAKVVRTCRYCASNGRYSPITSETAIEADGEYICPDCAKRELERELSYQGDLTSAARERLEELLLDVQDLERITNLLKGHLDPDLTKFDEISATTDEIDEVRVDSLDLHPGVQSLLEDRFETLLPVQSLAVENGLFEGRDQLVVSATATGKTLVGEMTGLNRSLNGKGKMLFLVPLVALANQKHEDFRDEYGDLVNVSIRVGASRVRDDGNRFDPNADVIVGTYEGIDHALRTGRDLGDIGTVVIDEVHTLQEEGRGHRLDGLISRLKYYCEQRAEERRDYGGAQWIYLSATVGNPSELAGKLRANLVEFEERPVPIERHVTFADGREKPDIENKLVKREFDTKSSKGYRGQTIIFTNSRRRCHEISRKLEYDSAPYHAGLDYGRRKTVERKFANQDLAAVVTTAALAAGVDFPASQVIFDTLAMGIEWLTVQEFHQMLGRAGRPDYHDKGTVYVLVEPDGNYHGSMEMSEDEVAFKLLKGDMEAVRTRYDESSAVEETLANVTVAGKQAKKLNDRMIGEVPTKHAIGKLLEYEFIDGFEPTDLGRAVTSHFLDPEEAFIILDAVRKEKHPYDIVADIELNEDDL, from the coding sequence GTGTCACAGCAGGTCCAGCAGGTGGACACCCTGTTCCTCCACGAGTCCGGCGGCGACTACCTCGCCGTCGTCGAGCGCGACGGCTCCAGGGTGTTCCGCGCGAAGCTCGAACTGAAGCAGACGGACGCGGGGCCGCGTCCGGGCCGGTTCCGGATCAAGCAGGGCTCCAGCGAGGAGCCGCGCAGCCCCGACCAGTTCGTCGAGATCGCCCGCCGAGCATCGCGCATCCGCATCTCCGAGCAGACGTCGTCGGCCGCCCGCAAGGAGCTGCAGGCGATGCTCGACGGCTACCAGCTGGACGCCAAGGTCGTCCGCACCTGCCGCTACTGCGCCTCGAACGGCCGCTACTCGCCCATCACCTCCGAGACGGCCATCGAGGCCGACGGCGAGTACATCTGCCCGGACTGCGCGAAACGGGAGCTCGAACGCGAGCTCTCCTACCAGGGCGACCTCACCAGCGCCGCCCGCGAACGCCTCGAAGAGCTCCTGCTCGACGTGCAGGACCTCGAACGGATCACGAACCTCCTGAAGGGCCACCTCGACCCGGACCTCACGAAGTTCGACGAGATCAGCGCCACGACCGACGAGATAGACGAGGTCCGCGTCGACAGCCTGGACCTCCACCCGGGCGTCCAGAGCCTCCTCGAAGACCGCTTCGAGACGCTGCTGCCGGTCCAGAGCCTCGCCGTGGAGAACGGCCTGTTCGAGGGCCGCGACCAGCTGGTCGTCAGCGCGACGGCGACCGGGAAGACGCTCGTCGGCGAGATGACCGGCCTCAACCGCTCGCTGAACGGCAAGGGGAAGATGCTGTTTCTCGTCCCCCTCGTCGCGCTCGCCAACCAGAAGCACGAGGACTTCCGCGACGAGTACGGCGACCTCGTGAACGTCTCCATCCGCGTCGGCGCGAGCCGCGTCCGCGACGACGGCAACCGCTTCGACCCGAACGCCGACGTCATCGTCGGCACGTACGAGGGAATCGACCACGCCCTGCGGACGGGCCGGGACCTCGGGGACATCGGCACCGTCGTCATCGACGAGGTCCACACCCTCCAGGAGGAGGGCCGCGGCCACCGGCTCGACGGCCTCATCTCGCGGCTCAAGTACTACTGCGAGCAGCGGGCGGAGGAACGCCGCGACTACGGCGGCGCGCAGTGGATCTACCTCTCCGCGACCGTCGGCAACCCGAGCGAGCTCGCCGGGAAGCTGCGGGCCAACCTCGTCGAGTTCGAGGAGCGGCCGGTCCCCATCGAGCGCCACGTCACCTTCGCCGACGGCAGGGAGAAGCCCGACATCGAGAACAAGCTCGTCAAGCGGGAGTTCGACACGAAGTCGTCGAAGGGCTACCGCGGCCAGACGATCATCTTCACCAACTCCCGGCGGCGCTGCCACGAGATCAGCCGGAAGCTGGAGTACGACTCCGCGCCCTACCACGCCGGCCTCGACTACGGCCGGCGCAAGACCGTCGAGCGCAAGTTCGCGAACCAGGACCTCGCGGCCGTCGTCACAACGGCGGCGCTCGCGGCCGGGGTCGACTTCCCCGCCTCGCAGGTCATCTTCGACACGCTGGCGATGGGCATCGAGTGGCTCACCGTCCAGGAGTTCCACCAGATGCTCGGCCGCGCCGGCCGCCCCGACTACCACGACAAGGGGACGGTGTACGTCCTCGTCGAGCCCGACGGCAACTACCACGGCAGCATGGAGATGTCCGAGGACGAGGTGGCGTTCAAGCTCCTCAAAGGCGACATGGAGGCCGTCCGCACCCGCTACGACGAGAGCTCCGCGGTCGAGGAGACGCTCGCGAACGTCACCGTCGCCGGCAAGCAGGCGAAGAAGCTGAACGACCGCATGATCGGCGAGGTGCCGACGAAACACGCCATCGGCAAGCTGCTCGAGTACGAGTTCATCGACGGCTTCGAGCCGACGGACCTGGGACGGGCGGTGACGAGCCACTTCCTCGACCCGGAGGAGGCGTTCATCATCCTCGACGCCGTCCGCAAGGAGAAGCACCCGTACGACATCGTCGCCGACATCGAACTGAACGAGGACGACCTCTAG
- a CDS encoding cupin domain-containing protein — translation MDPEPLVRSADDVEYESVDAADGLAKGVLVGEDHGAPNFAIRQFTLDPGAEVPEHTNEVEHEQYVLEGEYVVGIGDEEHEVSAGDSLLIPAGTVHWYRNESDDPGAFLCAVPNGDDEIRLVESE, via the coding sequence ATGGACCCCGAACCACTGGTCAGGAGCGCGGACGACGTGGAGTACGAGTCGGTCGACGCCGCCGACGGCCTCGCAAAGGGCGTCCTCGTCGGCGAAGACCACGGCGCGCCGAACTTCGCGATCCGACAGTTCACGCTGGACCCGGGCGCCGAAGTCCCCGAGCACACGAACGAGGTCGAACACGAGCAGTACGTGCTGGAGGGCGAGTACGTGGTCGGGATCGGCGACGAGGAACACGAGGTCTCGGCCGGCGACTCCCTGCTGATCCCGGCCGGGACCGTTCACTGGTACCGCAACGAGAGCGACGACCCCGGCGCGTTCCTCTGTGCCGTCCCGAACGGGGACGACGAGATCCGGCTGGTCGAGTCGGAGTAG
- a CDS encoding CBS domain-containing protein: MRSFRIGSLFGIPIKLDLTFLIVLPLFAYLIGVRIEAIAEPLNEFWNAGIAVEPLTAGTMPWIIGTVAAVGLFVGVVLHELGHSLTAMRYGYPIDSITLWIFGGIASFTEMPEDWKQELQIAIAGPIVSLLVGAVCYVAFVFLPQSFDAARFVLGYLALLNVVLAAFNMLPGFPMDGGRVLRALLARTRPYARATQIAAEVGKAFAILIGLFGLLNFQILLVGIAFFIYIGASSEAQQVTMKAAFEDVLVRDLMTPREDLHVVEPRASVAELMGRMFSERHTGYPVVDGGDLVGVVTLEDAREVPEIERDAYRVEEVMTGDLSTVTPDTDAMTAINQMQENGIGRLPVVDERGNLVGLLSRTDVMTAFNIIQSTGSLDPARKTGTAD, translated from the coding sequence ATGCGAAGTTTTCGCATCGGCTCCCTGTTCGGGATCCCGATTAAGCTGGATCTCACGTTCCTGATCGTGTTGCCCCTGTTCGCCTACCTGATCGGCGTGCGGATCGAGGCGATCGCCGAGCCGCTCAACGAGTTCTGGAACGCGGGGATCGCGGTCGAGCCGCTCACGGCCGGCACGATGCCGTGGATCATCGGCACGGTCGCCGCGGTCGGCCTGTTCGTCGGCGTCGTCCTCCACGAACTGGGCCACTCGCTGACGGCGATGCGCTACGGCTACCCCATCGACTCCATCACGCTGTGGATCTTCGGCGGCATCGCCTCGTTCACCGAGATGCCCGAGGACTGGAAGCAGGAGCTGCAGATCGCCATCGCCGGCCCTATCGTCAGCCTCCTCGTCGGCGCGGTCTGCTACGTCGCCTTCGTCTTCCTGCCGCAGTCGTTCGACGCCGCGCGGTTCGTGCTCGGTTACCTCGCTCTGCTCAACGTCGTCCTCGCGGCGTTCAACATGCTCCCCGGCTTCCCGATGGACGGGGGGCGCGTCCTCCGGGCGCTGCTCGCCCGGACGCGGCCGTACGCCCGCGCGACCCAGATAGCCGCCGAGGTCGGCAAGGCGTTCGCCATCCTGATCGGCCTGTTCGGCCTGCTGAACTTCCAGATCCTGCTCGTCGGCATCGCCTTCTTCATCTACATCGGCGCGTCCAGCGAGGCCCAGCAGGTGACGATGAAGGCCGCCTTCGAGGACGTCTTGGTCCGGGACCTGATGACCCCCCGCGAGGACCTCCACGTCGTCGAACCCCGCGCCTCCGTCGCAGAGCTGATGGGCCGCATGTTCTCCGAGCGCCACACCGGCTACCCGGTCGTCGACGGCGGGGATCTCGTCGGGGTCGTCACCCTCGAGGACGCCCGCGAGGTGCCCGAGATCGAGCGCGACGCCTACCGGGTCGAGGAGGTGATGACCGGCGACCTGTCGACCGTCACGCCCGACACCGACGCCATGACCGCGATAAACCAGATGCAGGAGAACGGGATCGGCCGCCTGCCCGTCGTCGACGAGCGGGGGAACCTCGTCGGCCTGCTCTCCCGGACCGACGTGATGACCGCCTTCAACATCATCCAGTCCACCGGGTCGCTCGACCCCGCCCGGAAGACGGGCACGGCGGACTGA
- a CDS encoding VOC family protein — protein sequence MDRDVIHTALWVSDIDETIDFYVEGLGLDRNWSFESDGVENVYVGGSDGEFQFKHDPDGDRPTGPGGGFAHVAVGVESTDDAFERLVERRDPTVVEAPATMDEIGVRVAFVEDPDGYVVELVEELS from the coding sequence ATGGACCGCGACGTGATCCACACCGCGCTCTGGGTGTCCGACATCGACGAGACGATCGACTTCTACGTCGAGGGGCTCGGCCTCGACCGCAACTGGTCGTTCGAGAGCGACGGCGTCGAGAACGTGTACGTCGGCGGCTCTGACGGCGAGTTCCAGTTCAAGCACGACCCGGACGGCGACCGGCCGACCGGCCCCGGCGGCGGGTTCGCCCACGTCGCCGTCGGCGTCGAGAGCACGGACGACGCCTTCGAGCGGTTGGTCGAGCGCCGCGACCCGACGGTGGTCGAGGCACCGGCGACGATGGACGAGATCGGCGTCCGCGTCGCCTTCGTCGAGGACCCCGACGGCTACGTCGTCGAACTCGTCGAGGAGCTCTCGTAG
- a CDS encoding arsenate-mycothiol transferase ArsC: MSDDTVRFGFVCVQNAGRSQMSAAFAERERDRRGLDDRVEVVTGGTDPAEEVHGEVVEAMRDADVDLSGRTPREVSTAELEACDVVATMGCSTFSLDADVDVRDWALDDPDGEGPERVREIRDEIDRRVRALFDEFFGRGPV, encoded by the coding sequence ATGAGCGACGACACGGTTCGCTTCGGGTTCGTCTGCGTGCAGAACGCCGGTCGGAGCCAGATGTCGGCGGCCTTCGCCGAGCGGGAGCGCGACCGCCGCGGCCTCGATGACCGCGTCGAGGTCGTCACCGGCGGCACCGACCCGGCGGAAGAAGTTCACGGCGAGGTCGTCGAGGCGATGCGGGACGCGGATGTCGACCTCTCCGGGCGGACGCCTCGGGAGGTCTCGACCGCGGAACTCGAAGCCTGCGACGTCGTGGCGACGATGGGCTGTTCGACGTTCTCCCTCGACGCCGACGTCGACGTCCGCGACTGGGCGCTCGACGACCCCGACGGCGAGGGCCCCGAGCGGGTCCGCGAGATCAGAGACGAGATCGACAGGCGGGTGCGGGCGCTGTTCGACGAGTTCTTCGGACGAGGGCCGGTATAA
- a CDS encoding MaoC family dehydratase, with translation MTDDTDTEKRLVEGWQGRYYEDFEVGDVYKHPFGRTVTETDNVWMTNVTMNLNPMHFNEAYAAETEFGERLVDGTFVIALAVGMSVIDVSVNATANLGYDDIRHHAPVFHGDTIFAESEVLSKRELDSRDHVGIVETELRAYNQDDEKVLSLKRTPMVLKREYAQPSAAQPPGWLEGIGTQPDDEGVSDD, from the coding sequence ATGACCGACGACACAGACACGGAGAAACGACTGGTAGAGGGCTGGCAGGGACGCTACTACGAGGACTTCGAGGTCGGCGACGTGTACAAGCACCCGTTCGGCCGCACTGTGACGGAGACCGACAACGTCTGGATGACGAACGTGACGATGAACCTCAACCCGATGCACTTCAACGAGGCGTACGCCGCCGAGACCGAGTTCGGCGAACGCCTCGTCGACGGCACGTTCGTCATCGCGCTCGCGGTCGGCATGAGCGTCATCGACGTCTCCGTCAACGCCACGGCGAACCTCGGCTACGACGACATCCGCCACCACGCGCCCGTCTTCCACGGCGACACCATCTTCGCGGAGAGCGAGGTGCTCTCCAAGCGTGAACTCGACTCTCGCGACCACGTCGGCATCGTCGAGACCGAACTCCGCGCGTACAACCAGGACGACGAGAAGGTGCTCTCGCTCAAGCGCACCCCTATGGTACTCAAACGCGAATACGCCCAGCCCAGCGCCGCCCAACCGCCGGGATGGCTCGAGGGCATCGGCACACAACCGGACGATGAGGGAGTGTCCGATGACTGA
- a CDS encoding acyl-CoA dehydrogenase family protein yields MVDHFEDSLSLTDAQREVRDEIRGVCSEFDEEYWRERDAAGEYPHELVNALAEDGWLGVLLPEAYGGKGYGTEEAVAMMYEIARSGAGFSGAQAIHAAIYNSAPLVTYGSEELKDDLLPRVASGDAWIQCFSLTEPEAGSESTAMTTRAERDGDEYVVNGEKLWTSRIDVSDYLVLAARTSPRKAVERKTDGVSLFLVDVDRGIGEGSIQLEEIEKTASGVVSSFHVTYDDLRVPADQLIGVEGEGFYQVLDGLNEERLVIAAEAVGLGELALEKGVDYANEREVFGRKIGQNQAIQHPLAAAFARVQAAKQFTFDAATRTDDEDRKTVGAWANCAKYLAAEAAFEAADAAVQAHGGRGIAREYDVERYFREARLTRLVPITQELALNYLGENVLGLPRSY; encoded by the coding sequence ATGGTAGATCACTTCGAGGATAGCCTCTCGCTCACCGACGCGCAGCGCGAGGTGCGCGACGAGATCCGGGGGGTGTGCAGCGAGTTCGACGAGGAGTACTGGCGCGAGCGGGACGCGGCGGGAGAGTACCCCCACGAGCTCGTGAACGCGCTCGCCGAGGACGGCTGGCTCGGCGTCCTCCTCCCAGAGGCGTACGGCGGGAAGGGGTACGGCACCGAGGAGGCCGTGGCCATGATGTACGAGATTGCCCGGAGCGGGGCCGGATTCAGCGGCGCGCAAGCGATCCACGCGGCGATCTACAACTCCGCACCGCTGGTAACGTACGGGAGCGAGGAGCTGAAAGACGACCTCCTCCCGCGGGTCGCCAGCGGCGACGCGTGGATCCAGTGTTTCAGCCTGACCGAACCGGAGGCCGGGTCGGAGTCCACCGCGATGACGACGCGGGCCGAGAGAGACGGCGACGAGTACGTCGTCAACGGCGAGAAGCTCTGGACCTCCCGGATCGACGTGAGCGACTACCTCGTCCTCGCGGCGCGCACGTCTCCGCGGAAGGCGGTCGAGCGGAAGACCGACGGCGTCTCGCTATTCCTCGTCGACGTCGACCGCGGGATCGGCGAGGGGAGCATCCAGTTAGAGGAGATCGAGAAGACCGCCAGCGGCGTGGTGAGTTCGTTCCACGTCACGTACGACGACCTGCGGGTCCCCGCGGATCAGCTGATCGGCGTCGAAGGCGAAGGGTTCTACCAAGTCCTCGACGGTCTCAACGAGGAACGGCTGGTCATCGCCGCGGAAGCGGTGGGTCTCGGCGAACTCGCCCTAGAGAAGGGCGTCGACTACGCGAACGAGCGCGAGGTGTTCGGCCGCAAGATCGGACAGAACCAGGCGATCCAGCACCCGCTCGCGGCCGCGTTCGCCCGCGTCCAGGCGGCGAAGCAGTTCACCTTCGACGCCGCGACCCGGACCGACGACGAGGACCGGAAGACGGTGGGTGCGTGGGCGAACTGCGCGAAGTACCTCGCCGCCGAGGCCGCATTCGAGGCGGCCGACGCCGCCGTGCAGGCCCACGGCGGGCGCGGCATCGCCCGCGAGTACGACGTCGAGCGCTACTTCCGGGAGGCGCGGCTCACTCGCCTCGTCCCCATCACGCAGGAACTGGCGCTCAACTACCTCGGCGAGAACGTGCTCGGCCTGCCGCGGTCGTACTGA
- a CDS encoding MFS transporter — MGVRRIVLLVFLWQLAASICYYAVFAATPFFRDQFGLSGTAVGLVVTSLTLGYAVFLLPLGAMTDRFGEHRTLTVGLVGLSAGAVLVAQAWSYPSLLVAAFLLGSLYGTAMPGTNKAIFDNVTQGRQNLAVGVKQVGVTAGSGASALLVTGIAGVLFWEAGFYIAAAGGLLVATAFWLVYRGTGAAEGAEYPDFRRLLANRPYRSLVLAGAFLGASLFTTTGYTIIYMDESIGSTVAFGGVVLAALQVSGSAGRLITGWLSDVLPGEPRQRIGAILLAQTVASAALFAVVAVIDSTVAAAAAFVALGFFVLGFTGIYYSCMATLVPAEEMGSATGGGQLALVAGALVAPPAFGYLSDVFSYEASWLMLATLSLAATVFVVRVIVTEPPADVAAAAE; from the coding sequence ATGGGAGTCCGTCGGATCGTCTTGCTCGTCTTCCTGTGGCAACTGGCCGCGAGTATCTGCTACTACGCCGTATTCGCCGCGACGCCCTTCTTCAGGGACCAGTTCGGCCTCTCCGGGACAGCGGTCGGACTGGTCGTGACGTCGCTCACGCTCGGTTACGCGGTGTTTCTCCTGCCACTGGGGGCGATGACCGACCGGTTCGGCGAACACCGGACGCTCACCGTTGGTCTGGTCGGGCTGTCGGCGGGTGCGGTCCTCGTCGCGCAGGCGTGGTCGTATCCGTCGCTGCTCGTCGCCGCCTTCCTCCTCGGGTCGCTGTACGGGACGGCGATGCCGGGAACGAACAAGGCGATCTTCGACAACGTCACCCAGGGCCGCCAGAACCTCGCTGTGGGGGTGAAACAGGTCGGCGTCACCGCCGGCAGCGGCGCGAGCGCCCTGCTGGTCACCGGCATCGCGGGGGTGCTGTTCTGGGAGGCCGGGTTCTACATCGCTGCGGCGGGCGGCCTGCTCGTTGCCACCGCGTTCTGGCTCGTCTACCGCGGCACCGGTGCGGCGGAGGGCGCGGAGTACCCCGATTTTCGGCGGCTGCTCGCGAACCGTCCGTACCGGTCGCTGGTCCTTGCCGGGGCGTTCCTCGGCGCGAGCCTGTTCACGACTACGGGGTACACGATCATCTACATGGACGAGTCGATCGGCTCCACCGTCGCGTTCGGCGGCGTCGTCCTCGCCGCGTTGCAGGTGTCCGGCAGCGCGGGCCGGCTCATCACGGGCTGGCTGAGCGACGTGCTTCCAGGTGAACCACGGCAGCGCATCGGCGCGATCCTGCTCGCGCAGACGGTCGCCAGCGCCGCCCTGTTCGCCGTCGTCGCGGTGATCGACAGCACGGTCGCCGCGGCGGCAGCGTTCGTCGCGCTCGGGTTCTTCGTCCTCGGGTTCACCGGCATCTACTACTCCTGCATGGCGACCCTCGTCCCGGCCGAGGAGATGGGGAGCGCGACCGGCGGCGGCCAACTCGCGCTCGTCGCCGGCGCGCTCGTCGCCCCGCCAGCGTTCGGCTACCTGTCGGATGTGTTCAGCTATGAGGCCAGCTGGCTCATGCTGGCGACGCTGTCGCTCGCCGCGACGGTCTTCGTCGTTCGGGTCATCGTGACGGAGCCGCCGGCGGACGTCGCCGCCGCTGCGGAGTGA
- a CDS encoding NADP-dependent malic enzyme yields the protein MDEGSLEYHREEPPGKIEISTTKPTNTQRDLSLAYSPGVAAPCRAIRDDPTEAYSYTAKGNLVGVVSNGSAVLGLGDIGAQASKPVMEGKGVLFKRFADIDVFDIELDEDDPEAVVAAVRAMEPTFGGINLEDIKAPECFTIEERLRTELDIPVFHDDQHGTAIISGAALLNAVEIAGKDIEEIEVTFAGAGAAAIATAKFYVSLGVRKENITMSDIGGILTEERAEAGDLNRYNREFARDVPEGDLADAMEGADVFVGLSIGGIVSQEMVQSMADDPIIFAMANPDPEIGYVEAKEARDDTVIMATGRSDYPNQVNNVLGFPFIFRGALDVRATEINEDMKVAAAEALADLAKQDVPDAVVKAYGDQPLQFGPDYIIPKPLDSRVLFEVSSAVARAAMDSGAARRDIDLDTYRERLEARVGKSKEMMRVVLNKAKSDPKRVALAEGDDEKMIRAAARMADEGIADPLLIGDRDAIEAVAAERGLEFDPTVVDPAEVDVGEYTEHLHERRQRKGVTRREARELVRNDTNYLASVMVDRGDADAMLTGLTNHYPSALRPPLQVIGTAEDADYAAGVYMLAFSDRVVFCADATVNQDPGEDVLEEVARHTAELARRFNVEPRAAMLSYSDFGSVDNEGTRKPREAARRLREDPAVDFPVDGEMQADTAVVEDILQGTYEFSDLDDPANVLVFPNLEAGNVGYKLLQRLGDAEAVGPMLVGMDEPVHVLQRGDEVNDIVNLAGVAVADAQEAGD from the coding sequence CTGGACGAGGGCTCACTGGAGTACCATCGAGAGGAGCCGCCGGGGAAGATAGAGATCTCGACGACGAAGCCGACGAACACGCAGCGGGATCTGAGTCTCGCGTACTCGCCGGGGGTGGCCGCCCCTTGCCGTGCGATCCGTGACGATCCGACCGAGGCGTACTCCTACACCGCGAAGGGGAACCTCGTCGGGGTCGTCTCGAACGGGTCGGCGGTGCTGGGACTGGGCGACATCGGCGCGCAGGCGTCCAAGCCCGTCATGGAGGGGAAGGGCGTACTGTTCAAGCGCTTCGCCGACATCGACGTGTTCGACATCGAACTCGACGAGGACGACCCCGAGGCGGTCGTCGCGGCGGTGCGGGCGATGGAGCCCACGTTCGGGGGGATCAACCTGGAAGACATCAAAGCGCCGGAGTGTTTCACCATCGAGGAGCGCCTCCGCACGGAACTGGACATCCCGGTATTCCACGACGACCAGCACGGCACCGCCATCATCAGCGGCGCTGCCCTGTTGAACGCCGTCGAGATCGCCGGGAAGGACATCGAGGAGATCGAGGTCACCTTCGCCGGCGCGGGCGCGGCGGCGATCGCCACCGCGAAGTTCTACGTCTCGCTGGGCGTCCGGAAGGAGAACATCACGATGTCCGATATCGGCGGGATCCTCACCGAGGAGCGAGCCGAGGCGGGCGATCTGAACCGGTACAACCGCGAGTTCGCCCGCGACGTGCCGGAGGGGGATCTGGCGGACGCGATGGAGGGCGCGGACGTGTTCGTCGGGCTCTCGATCGGCGGCATCGTCTCCCAGGAGATGGTGCAGTCGATGGCCGACGACCCGATCATCTTCGCGATGGCGAACCCCGACCCCGAGATCGGCTACGTGGAGGCCAAAGAGGCCCGCGACGACACGGTGATCATGGCGACCGGGCGCTCGGACTACCCGAACCAGGTCAACAACGTCCTCGGGTTCCCCTTCATCTTCCGCGGCGCGCTCGACGTGCGCGCCACCGAGATCAACGAGGACATGAAGGTCGCCGCCGCCGAGGCCCTCGCCGACCTCGCCAAGCAAGACGTCCCCGACGCCGTCGTGAAGGCCTACGGCGACCAGCCGCTGCAGTTCGGCCCCGACTACATAATCCCCAAACCGCTCGACTCCCGCGTTCTCTTCGAGGTGTCGTCCGCGGTCGCGCGGGCCGCCATGGACTCGGGGGCCGCCAGGCGCGATATCGACCTCGACACGTATCGGGAGCGACTGGAGGCCCGCGTCGGCAAGTCCAAGGAGATGATGCGGGTCGTCCTGAACAAGGCCAAGTCCGACCCGAAGCGCGTCGCGCTCGCCGAGGGCGACGACGAGAAGATGATCCGCGCGGCGGCCCGCATGGCGGACGAGGGAATCGCGGACCCGCTCCTTATCGGCGACCGCGACGCCATCGAGGCGGTCGCGGCCGAGCGCGGCCTCGAGTTCGACCCGACGGTCGTCGACCCCGCCGAGGTCGATGTCGGCGAGTACACCGAGCACCTGCACGAGCGCCGGCAGCGGAAGGGCGTCACCCGCCGCGAGGCCCGCGAACTCGTCCGTAACGACACCAACTACCTCGCCAGCGTGATGGTCGATCGGGGCGACGCCGACGCGATGCTGACGGGGCTGACCAACCACTACCCCTCCGCCCTGCGCCCGCCCCTGCAGGTGATCGGTACCGCCGAGGACGCCGACTACGCGGCCGGCGTCTACATGCTCGCGTTCTCCGACCGCGTCGTCTTCTGCGCGGACGCCACCGTCAATCAGGATCCGGGCGAGGACGTGCTGGAGGAGGTCGCCCGCCACACGGCGGAGCTCGCCCGTCGGTTCAACGTCGAACCGCGCGCGGCGATGCTGTCGTACTCCGACTTCGGGAGCGTCGACAACGAGGGTACGCGCAAACCCCGCGAGGCGGCCCGCCGCCTGCGCGAGGACCCCGCGGTCGACTTCCCGGTCGACGGCGAGATGCAGGCCGACACCGCCGTCGTCGAGGACATCCTCCAGGGGACCTACGAGTTCTCCGACCTCGACGACCCCGCGAACGTCCTCGTCTTCCCCAACCTCGAAGCGGGCAACGTCGGCTACAAGCTCCTCCAGCGGCTGGGCGACGCGGAGGCCGTCGGCCCGATGCTGGTCGGCATGGACGAACCGGTCCACGTCCTCCAGCGCGGCGACGAGGTGAACGACATCGTCAACCTCGCGGGCGTGGCGGTCGCGGACGCGCAGGAAGCGGGCGACTGA
- a CDS encoding PHP domain-containing protein, with product MHDFHVHSNYSDGRFLPSMVRAAAEAGLDGVGVADHCIVSDRAAMDDARTKWGFNLDRTYERRRRGIEQVREAVDVAVYDAVEMNYEPRDEAAVREFLDGADFDYAIGSVHEVQGLNVQDASNFRGMSDDERDAVVDAYFDGLVALAESELFDVAAHPDLLERVEPLRGRATEDHYRRAAPAFADSRTVPEINAGRALRESAVVHPSPTFLDVLVEHDVSLTVGTDSHAPGEIGERAAFLEEFAADRGIDPVSPPSL from the coding sequence GTGCACGACTTCCACGTCCACTCGAACTACTCCGACGGCCGGTTCCTCCCGTCGATGGTTCGCGCGGCGGCCGAGGCGGGGCTGGACGGCGTCGGCGTCGCCGACCACTGTATCGTCTCGGACCGGGCGGCGATGGACGACGCCCGGACGAAGTGGGGGTTCAACCTCGACCGAACGTACGAGCGCCGGCGACGCGGCATCGAGCAGGTGCGCGAGGCCGTCGACGTGGCGGTGTACGACGCGGTCGAGATGAACTACGAGCCCCGCGACGAGGCGGCGGTCCGGGAGTTCCTCGACGGGGCCGACTTCGACTACGCCATCGGCAGCGTCCACGAGGTACAGGGGCTGAACGTGCAGGACGCCTCGAACTTCCGGGGCATGAGCGACGACGAGCGCGACGCCGTCGTCGACGCCTACTTCGACGGCCTCGTCGCGCTGGCCGAGTCCGAGCTGTTCGACGTCGCGGCCCACCCGGACCTGCTGGAGCGCGTCGAACCCCTGCGCGGCCGGGCGACCGAGGACCACTACCGCCGCGCGGCGCCGGCCTTCGCCGACTCGCGGACCGTGCCGGAAATAAACGCCGGCCGGGCGCTCCGCGAGTCGGCGGTCGTCCACCCATCGCCGACGTTTCTGGACGTGCTGGTCGAACACGACGTCTCCCTCACCGTGGGCACCGACTCGCACGCGCCCGGCGAGATCGGCGAGCGAGCGGCGTTCTTGGAGGAGTTCGCCGCCGACCGCGGTATCGACCCCGTCTCGCCGCCGTCGCTGTAG